The Arenibacter algicola region AATCTTCATTTTTATATGGAAAATTGTCCAAGAGTTTCCCGGATATATACCAAAGAAAGTCATGTCCCTGTTCCTGGAGCACATCCCGGATGGGGGCAAGGATGCCAAAGGCATATGCATTTTGGCAAAATAAAATTACTTTCATTTGCGAAATAGGGTATTGGCATTCTCCAAATCTTCCTTAAAATCAACTTCCATACAATTGTAATCGGAAATGTCCACAGCACTAATTTTAAGGCCGTCCTTTTCTATGGCCATCTCCAGACCTCTTTCAAAATAATCATTGTCATCACATTGTTCAAGTCTGGTGATAAAGCTTTTTATATCCTTGGCGGCTATGAAATTAATACCTACCGCCTCACCAAGTCCATTTTTCACCGTCTTGGACAATTTGTCAATAAAATTATCCTTCAATGTATATTTCACCTCTTCATCCGCAACTTTACTCGTGTTTACTGCTACAAACGATTGATTTTTGTTAATATAGGGTATCAGGACCGATAGGAGACTTACGTCAAAAACAACATCGCCATTGAGCCAAAGCACTGATTTGTCCCTATTTTTTCTAAGGGCTTTCAAAAGGCTTTTGGAAGTATTGGTCTGATCAAAAAATGGGTTGTATATATAGGTCAGTTCCGGAAAGCGTTCCATTATTAGATCTTTTTTAAAACCAACAACAACGTTAATGTCATCCAAGTCAAAGGTGTCATCCAAATTGTTGACCTGCATCTCCATAATACATTTTCCATTTTTTAAAGGTGTTAAAGGTTTGGGAAATGGATTCCCAAGTCTTGATCCAATACCTGCTGCTAAAATGACAATTTTCATGAGTTTTTAATTAAAAGCTAGTCCGTAACTAGACTGGTTATATATTTTTGTCCTTTTGGAATCGCTGGTAGAACAAAGTAATCACCAATTATTTTATTGTATTTTTCTGGTAAAAAGCTATTCCTGGCATCGGAGGGATAAAAGGTCATTTCACCAAATAATGTTTTTCCTTGTATGGAATAAAGGTCCACTCTGGTAAACGGAAGTTTGGCCGCTAATTTTTGGGCTACTTTTTTCATTTCTCCAAAATTTTCGGGCTTATCAATTTCTCCTTCGTAGAAAGGGGTGTTTTTGGTAAATAGGTCTAGTTTCTTCCACTCCATATCATAGTAACACCTAGAGTTCGTCGTACCTCTATCCAAATCGATTTGAACGAATTTAGGTACTCCGTTAAAGCAAAAAAACTTGTAGTCGTTCAAT contains the following coding sequences:
- a CDS encoding phosphocholine cytidylyltransferase family protein, with the protein product MKIVILAAGIGSRLGNPFPKPLTPLKNGKCIMEMQVNNLDDTFDLDDINVVVGFKKDLIMERFPELTYIYNPFFDQTNTSKSLLKALRKNRDKSVLWLNGDVVFDVSLLSVLIPYINKNQSFVAVNTSKVADEEVKYTLKDNFIDKLSKTVKNGLGEAVGINFIAAKDIKSFITRLEQCDDNDYFERGLEMAIEKDGLKISAVDISDYNCMEVDFKEDLENANTLFRK